Below is a window of Puniceicoccales bacterium DNA.
AATAGTTTCGGCAATTTTGACTAGCTCAATGAAAGTCTCGGATTTTAGCGAAGCTCCACCGATTAGTCCGCCATTTATATCATCTTCCAATAGAAGCTCTTTAGCGTTTTCAGGTTTCATTGAACCACCATATAAAATCTTTATTGTTCTTCCGTTGTCACCAAATTTTTCTATCAAAAGCTTCCGGATCAGACCATGGACTTCCTGGGCCATCTTGGGTGTGGCAGTCTTGCCAGTACCAATGGCCCAAACTGGTTCATAGGCCAGGACCACCTGTGGATTTTCGATACCCTGTAAACACTCTTTCACCTGGGAAGAAACTAGCTCAATTGTCTCGTTCTTTTCTCGTTCTTTCTCGGTTTCTCCAATGCAGATTATGGGGATTAGACCATGGTTCAATGCCGCAACTATTTTTGCATTGATAAACTGGTTCGATTCATTGAACAACTCACGGCGTTCGCTGTGACCAAGGATCACATGGCTAGCCCCAATGTCATGGATCATTGACGGAGATATTTCTCCGGTAAACGCCCCAGAATCCTGGGGATATAGATTTTGAGCGCCCAGATGAATTTTTTCTGTTTTTTTTGCTAAAATCGAAGCAGCGGTACCCAACGAAGTAAATGGTGGACATATCACCACCTCTGTATGGATCACAGTTGGCATCGATTTTAAAATTTCATTACATAATAAATCCGTTTCTGTCACGGATTTATTCATCTTCCAATTCCCTGCTATTAAATATTTTCCCATGATGCCATTATACAAATTTTTTTAGTCTTGCCCATATTTCTTCTGGCGATTGGTTAATAACTCTTATTTCGTCCAGCACAGTCATGAAGTTTGTATCCCCAGTCCATCTAGGAACTATATGGCAATGAAGATGTTGCGGAATACCTGCTCCGGCTGCAGCTCCAAGATTAAATCCTATGTTAAATCCATCCGGAGCCAGTGCCTTTTGTAAGATTATCTGTCCCAAGGTTATCATTTCAATAATATCGGCACGTTCTTTTGGTGAAAGTAAATCCAATTTATTGACCACTCTAAATGGCACCACAAGGAGATGACCAGCATTATAGGGAAACTTGTTGAGCATCAAATAACAGGATTCACTTTTTTTCAGTAACAACGCGCTTCTTTCGTCCTCCATCATTGGTATTTTAACAAAGGGATTGGAATCAGGTTCCTTTTTGGATTCCACATATTCTGCGCGATCAAAAGCATTTAAATTTTGCATGGGATAATGCCTATTAAAGTATTCATCTAAGGCAATTTTGAAAATATAAATTACAAAAAGAAACATAAAATTGTCTTTTTAACACAAATGCATACACTCATCATCCGATGATTTCAAGAGTTATAATTATATTGTTGTCTGCGTTGATGTGTTCCTGCAGTTGTCGTCATAATTTGGTTTGTGATGACGCGAAAATCAGGTATGTGTTAATAAAAGAAAAGCATAAAAATGATTTTCTTCGAATTATTGATATTTTCAAAAAATCGAAGCCCAAGGAACACTTGTGCGTGTTGCCCACCGGTGGCGAAAAAGGTGGATTGTATTTTGTAATCGGTTTGAATACCAGTGTCAAAACCCTACCTTCGGGTTCATCGATAGAAATAAGATGTTTATTTGCATCGGATGATAAACAGGAGATAGTGTATAGCTCCCCAATAGATTGCAAGTTCGATGAGCGATTAAATGAGATATATTTCAAAATTTCAGATGATGGCAATCTCCGTAAGAATTTAACTGCATGGAAAATTGTGATATACTCCAAACAAAAAGAAGAACTTGTGACCAAGAAAAGCTATCTTTGGATCGATAAGTCAAATTAGTATTTCATATACCAAACAGAGATAAAAGCATGGCATAAATAGCATCAGCAATTATGATGAACGTTATGCTGGCCACCACCGAAGCAGTGGTAGCTGAACCCACCGAAGCAGCATCTCTTCCACATCTAAGACCATAAAAACATCCGGTGGCTGAAATAATGGTACCAAAGGTGGTACATTTTACTATGCCAATGAGCACGTCTCGCATAGATACAGCATGTTGGGTTTGGGAAATATATTTTGCTATGGTCACATCCATGGATGGCAGGGCAGCGCTAAGACCGCCGATTATGCCAAAAAAATCAGCAAATACGCATAAAAATGGCATCATCAATGTCATGGCTATAATCCTTGGAGCTATCAAAAAATCCATGACCGAAATGCCAAAGGTTTTCAGCGCAT
It encodes the following:
- a CDS encoding HIT domain-containing protein: MQNLNAFDRAEYVESKKEPDSNPFVKIPMMEDERSALLLKKSESCYLMLNKFPYNAGHLLVVPFRVVNKLDLLSPKERADIIEMITLGQIILQKALAPDGFNIGFNLGAAAGAGIPQHLHCHIVPRWTGDTNFMTVLDEIRVINQSPEEIWARLKKFV
- the tpiA gene encoding triose-phosphate isomerase → MGKYLIAGNWKMNKSVTETDLLCNEILKSMPTVIHTEVVICPPFTSLGTAASILAKKTEKIHLGAQNLYPQDSGAFTGEISPSMIHDIGASHVILGHSERRELFNESNQFINAKIVAALNHGLIPIICIGETEKEREKNETIELVSSQVKECLQGIENPQVVLAYEPVWAIGTGKTATPKMAQEVHGLIRKLLIEKFGDNGRTIKILYGGSMKPENAKELLLEDDINGGLIGGASLKSETFIELVKIAETI